GTCTGGCCATTGACGGTAATTTCCCGGTGCGTGACCGAAAGCTCTTTGGTGTTAGATTCATCCGCCTTTTTCCCGGTCGTGTCCGGAGATTGCTGTTCGCCTCCGGCCGGTTCGGTCGTGGTTTTGGCGACCGGCGGATCCTGGGTCGCACCACGGGCCCTGCCTGGTGCGGCAGGACACATGACAAACACTACCACAGCGGCAATCAGGGAAATACTACCTCGGTGCTGCTTTTTCATTCCTTTCCTCCTCTCTCGGCATTGCTCCGAATGTTTAATTCATAACCATGAATCAGGTAGAGAAATAGTCACATATAATAAAATCCATAAACGTTCATTGGTTCATCGGTTGTTCTTAGGGTAGAGCGGGCAAATTATATCATGGATCATGAGTTATGTCTCAATCCGCCGATTATGGAGGCGGAAGGGAAAAATAAGGTTAAATAATAATCCATGAATCCATCTGACCGGAGAGAAATACCCCTAACCGTTATTGCCCTTGGATTAGTAAGCTTCTTTGCTACTTTTTCGAGTGACATGATCTATCCCCTTCTGCCGATATTTTTATCCGTGCTCGGTGCAGGAGCTCTCAACCTTGGCCTTGTTGAAGGCATAGCCGAGACGACATCTTCCACCATCAAGATTCTTTCAGGTTATCTCACTGATAAGGCAAAAAAGAGAAAGCCCTTTGTCCTCACCGGGCAAAGCCTGTCCTCTCTGGTGCGGCCTTTGATCGGGCTGTCCGGTGCATGGCCTACCGTCCTCGGATTGAGATTTATGGACAGGGCAGGAAGCGCAATCAGTACTTCCCCACGGGATGCCCTGATCGCTGATGTAACCGAGTACGAGTCCACCGGACAGGCGTTCGGGTTTCAACGGGCCATGGAGCATGGGGGGTCAGTGCTGGGGCCGCTGGCCGCGGTTCTCCTGCTCAAGGTATATAGATTCAGCCTGCGCAAAGTTTTTCTCTTTTCCGCACTTCCGGCAGCTCTGTCTATCGGATTTCTGATTTTCCTGGTCAAAGAAAAATCGGGGAAGGTATCTGCGGCAGGCGACATCGGCAAAAGTCACCTGACCGGCAGACGAACGCCCAGGCAGAATGGCATGGGACGCGGTTTCAGACTGTTTATTCTCGCGGCCATCACCTTTACCCTTGGCCATCCGACTGACACCTTCCTCCTGCTCAGGCTTCATATGGCGGGTGTTGAGGCGGCAAGCTCAGCGGTTTTGTGGTCATTATTTAATACTATCAAGGTAATTTCAACCTATGCAGGTGGCTATGTTTCCGACAGGATAGGCCCTAAACCGATGATAATTGCAGGATGGTTCTATTATGCCTTCATGTATCTGTTGTTTGCCTCCCTGCAGGGTAAAAGACCACTGATCGGCGTCTTCCTGCTTTACGGCATTTACTTTGGCATCACCGAGCCTGCCATCAGGGCTTTGACTGCCTCATTTGCACCTTTCGATCTGCGGGGCAGGGCGTTCGGCTACTACAGCGGCGCTATCGGATTGGCATCCCTCCCGGCCAGCCTCCTGTTTGGCCTGCTATGGCAGAAGCTGGGTTATCAGTTTGCCTTCGCAGCAGGGGCAGTCTTCGCTGTGCTGGGATGTACATGGATGTTCTTGATTAAGGACCATTTGGGGGGCAACCCTTGACAGGAGTCAGAAGTCAGGAGTCAGGAGTCAGAAGTCAGGAGTCAGGAGTCAGGAGAAACGTTTTTATTCTGACTCCTGGCTCCTGAATTCTCAAAAAAACAGCCTCAACAACCTGTGGAGTTACGGCTCAAGAAAGATAGTACCCTCGAATTTCTCATTGCCGGAAAAAACCCCTTTGCCCCTGGCAAACCTTCGGCCAGCATCAGGGGTCATCACCAGAGTGAGCGGGGCGTTGATCCTGCCCTGGCTTGTAGCCGGATTAAAGGGCAATTCAGCAAAAAGAATCCCGCGGGCGATAGTCGGAATGCAGCGTACCCCTGCGGTGTTTTTCACTGCCTTCGCGCTCATGATCGACCAGATTCCCCGCACCTGCCAATATCCTGTTCTTTGGCCCGGTATACTCTGACTGGGCAGGAAGGAGGTCAAGGTCATCTGAAACCTGCCCCTTCCCGCCGGGGCGCAATTGCCAACCGGGCTGGCCGTAGCCTCCACTATGTAGCCGCCGGTCATGGCTCCATCTCCGACCGATGTTGTCTGGCCGCTGCATATCACTCTGGCCTCGGTCAGCTTCCATCCTGATGCTGCCTTTAACGTGACTGACATTTCCGGTACTTCCCTAGATCCGGCCACAGCAACTGACAACACCAGGACCAGCATGACTGATAGGGCGAAGATGAGGCCACGAGTTGCCGGTATTACCTGCCTCTTGTATGGCATCATAATCAATTCCTCCTTTTCCGTGGTCACTGGCCACTGACCACTCTCTCACTCTCTCCTACTTTCCTCCTCCTTTACCCATGACTGATTGAATCTCTTCGGACAATCCGCCTTCAATCTGCACATCGATGAGATGCGGTCCGCTCGTATCGGCCAGGGATTCTTTCAGCGCCTTTCTCAGAGAGTCAGGATCGGTTGCCGTCCATGCTGACTTCAGGCCGAATCCCCTGGCTATCTCATTGAACCGGATGGCGGGAGAGTCGATATCCTGGTGCGGAAACTTGCGAAGGCCTTCTCCCTCCTCAGCCCAATACTCCAGAATGTTCAGCTTCAGGATCCGATAACTTCGGTTATTACAGATCAGGAAGATGATATGCAGGTTATGGCGGGCTGCGGTCCATAAAGCCTGGATTACGTACAGGGCTGCACCGTCACCCGACAGGGCCAGTAAAGGCTGGTTGGGAAAGGCGAGCTTGGCCCCGACTGCACCGCTCAAGCCTACCCCCAGGCACCGCCCCCGGCTGCTGAAGTAGCTCACCGGCACAGCGGTAGCAAGATAGTGGATCAGAGGGGCGGTGGCTGTGATCGACTCATCGTAGATAACGGCATTTTCCGGGAGCATTTCAGCCACGGTCTTCATCATCAGCGACGGGTGCATGGGCCGTGCCTGGCGAAGGTGATCGTATTTTATCTGCACATCTCCCCAATCCTCTTTCTTCCTGTTCTGCCAGTATCGTTTCCGTGCCGCTGCCTTATTCCGAAATTCAGGATCGGGCCGCAGCTCTATGCCGGTCGAGATAGCCTCCAGGGTCTGCTTCGGACTGGCCACGATACCGATCTCGACCGGAAAGTTTTTGGCAATTTCCCAGGGATTCAAGTCAACCTGAAAAAGCCGTACCCCCTGGCGGAAGTAGGGGCCCTTGTCGGGAAACATCTCCGGGAAAAGTGAGGTGCCGACAGCCAGAACCACATCAGCCTGGCTGGTGACGGAATGGTTGTACTTGCCGTAAGAGAAATTCAGGGTGCCCATGAACAGAGGATCCTGGTGATAGGCCCTGCCCTGATAGGTAAAATCCGCTCCGTACACCGGACAGCCGAGCTGATCGGCCAGTCTGGTCACCAGATCCTGACCGCCGGAAAGCTGAACCTGATCCCCGATCAGCATGATGGGATTTTCGGCCTCCATCAGCGCCTGTACGATCTTGGCCACATCCTCAGGCGGCGGGCCTGCCTGCCAGTCCAGGCAACTGGTGGGATAAATGTCAGGCTCGATCTCCTCATCGAAAACATCCATGGGAATAGCCAGAAATACCGGCCCCTGCGGAGGGGTCATGGCTACCTTAAACGCCCTGCGCAGCACTTTGAGCGTATCGTCTCCCGGAATGATCCGGTAAGCCCATTTCGTCACCGGCCTGGCTGTTTCGACCAGGTCTCCGGCAAAAAATCCATCGAAGGAAGCGAACTTCGACGGGGCTTCACCGGCATAAACCACCAGGGGCAGGCTGCTTTGCCGTGCCTCATACAGCATGGCCATGCTGTTGCCAAGCCCGACCATGGTATGCACCTGCACCATTGCAGGCCTATTTGTCACCCGTGCATAGCCAAGAGCCATTCCCGTGACAACCGACTCCTGCAAGCCCGGAACATAGGTAAGCTCAGGAAAGTCAGACAGCGCATCCAGAAACGATTCCTCCAGCGTGCCGGGATTACCGAAAATATATTTCACTCCATCAGCAAGCAGTTGCTTCATAAAAGCATGCTTGGTTTTTATCTTTGCCATTGGTTATTCTCCTCCATAACTCTTATGTCCTGGATGTTGGATCTCGTCTCCTCACCCAGACGATGTCTTTCATATCTTTCCAACCGCATCGGTCAATTTTGCTGAAAGGAAGGATACAGAACGCTTTCCCCCCTCGCCCTCCTTAACGAACCTATCCAAATTCCAAAAAATTAATCCAAGAGCTCTTGGGTCATACAAATTCTCCAACTACGGACCGATATATGTGTGTGGTGGTATCAGGGTTAAAAAGCTATCCCTTGCCCCCTTTTGGGAGCAATGCTATTGTTAAGGGATAGCGGAGTTCATGTCCAGAGCTCAGGGCGGGCAGTGTTTTTCCCCCTCGCCCCTCTGCTGGGGAGAGGGTCGGGGTGAGGGGGAACTGGTCGCGTAATTAAGCAAGGTCTGTACGAGCCGTATTGGAGCCGCAGGCTGGCTCTACAGTTCATAATATATTGAAAACATAAAGGTTATTTTCAAGCTTCTATTTTCCGGGCAAATGTACTAGAATAACTATGTATCGAACCGCAGGAATCGAGCGGAACGATAGGGGAATACTATTATGGAGGCCAAAAAGGGACCATGAGAAACTTACCGGACAAGGTCTGCAAGCGGCCGCTCGCCCTTGTGCTCCTTGGTTTTTTCATTATTTTCTCCGGCTGCACGGCCAACTACCGGACCAATCCCTCCGCCCGGACAAACTCGGCTGCGGAATCAACGGTTTCTTCGGATGTTGAGATGGGGAAAAGAATTTTCGAGGAATTGAAACCTCAACTGGAATTTACTGCCAATCCATTAATTCAGGTCTATGTTGACCGGATCGGAAAAAGGATTGTCGAACAGGTTTACCCTAATCGGTTCGAATTCCGCTACTTTGTCATCAAATCCAATCAGCTCAATGCCTTTGCCTTGCCGAACGGATATATCTTCTTTACCGAGCGCCTGCTGAATGCCGTAAAAACGGAAGATGAACTGGCCTTTGTTCTCTGTCATGAAACCGCTCACGTTGCCAAAACCCATTTCCGAAGGCTCATGGAGAAAAAATCCAAGGTTGACATGGCCACTATGGCTGCCATGATCGCAGGCCTGCTCCTGAGCAAAGACGGTGAAATGGCCACGGCTGTTCAGGCTTTCAGTATCGGAGCGAACCAGACTATTTCCCTCAAGTACAGCCGGGAGTTTGAAGATGAGGCGGACGAGGCGGGATTTGCCTACCTCACTGATTCGGGATATCAGGGGCAGGGAGCCATTGACTTTATGGAAAAGCTCAATCAACTGGAGCGGATCACCATAGTTCCGCCGGTCTACCTCTCGACCCACCCGGCCACTGCCTCGCGGGTTTACCATCTGGAGCAGTTAAACCGGAGAAACCCGTCCACTCCTGCAAAACCGGTAGGCAACATCCGCCGTTTTCAGATCTGGAACCGGCTCGAAACCGAAAACCCCCAGGAGTACTGGAAGGATATTCAGGCCGCCTGCCAGGAGGACCCCAACAATCCCGATCTTCTGTACGGTCAGGCCCTGGCCCTCGGAAAGATCGGCAGGGCGAAGGAATCCCTGGATTTCTTTCAAAAGTGCCTGGCCATCAATCCCCGTGACAATGATGCGCTTCGGGATATGGGAATCAGTCTCTTCCGCCAGGGTGAATACCAGGAGGCGCAAAAGCGCCTGGATCAGGCGGTCAAAGCCAGTCCCGATGATTTCCTGGCCTTTCATTACCTGGGCCGGACGTTGAAAGAAGCGAATCAGGCAGACAAAGCCATAGCCAAACTCACTCAGTCCAGAGAACTGCAGCCGGACTTCGCTGAAAATTACTACTATCTGGGCCTGCTCTACCAGCAAAAAGGCCAGTTGGAGGAAGCCCATGAGAACTTCAGCACCCACTTCTCCCTGAAAGGGAATCAGAAGGCAGCCCAGTTTCACCACAAGGAAGCGGAGCGGATCAAGGCAAGCAGGAAGTAAGAGATGGGAGTGGAGAATGGGAGGGTGAAAATGGCATCAATTATCCACAGGGATGAGAATAACGAGTTAGAAGAGATGTTAGGGCGAATGGCACTTACATAAGAATTAGTAATTCTCCCGCAGAGACGCTGAGACGCAGAGGATATCATTGAAAAGTAAAAGTAAAATAAGTTCCTCCTTGTGCCTTTTTACTTTTTGCTTGCTTCCAGGCCGTTGACACATCGATATATCCCGACTTTCATCAGGACCTTGCCGGATTGGTTGTTCTCTGCGTCTCTGCGGGAGATCTTTTTTCCCTGTGTGCTTTGTGTCCTCTCTATATTATAAGCTTGGCTTATGTAAGTGCCATTCATGTTAGGGCTTGATCTCGACCAAGAAGCTATTGAAGACCTTATCAAGGCGCGCAAACTTTAAAGGCCCTTCGGAACACCATTTTGAAATTTTCTTGATTAAAGGTAGCGTTTTAAGATATCTTACTTTAGTGAAAACTTCTGACCAAATTTCCACAAATTATGTCGAAGGGAAATATAAGCCATGATAGAAGGAAGGCAAACGTCTTTTGCAGAATACAAGATAAACGGGCATAATTGGATAACGCTTGCCACAGGAGAATATTATCCGGATATCTTAAAAGATGCTTGCGAGCTCTACAAACCGGTGTTAGTGATGTTTGGGCAATTGCTCAAGACTTCCGAATCATCAATACGCTTATTTATGCAAATTTCAGAAGTTCCGAATGGATGGATGAGGGTGCAACTTGCTCGAGTTTTTCGAAAGTATGTTAGCCCCGAAACGCCAGTTGAGATGCTTAAAAGGAGTACAAAGGCGAAAGAAATTTGCGACCAATATGGAGCAAGTTTTAGGCCGATTCAGGAAGTCCAAGCTGCATATACAGGCCGCCCTATACCTGATGAGGCGTTGTGTGCAATTTTATGGGAATACAAGGATCGCGGGAAAAAAGGTTATGACTTAACTGAGCGATTTTTCTCTATATTCCGTTCCCAATTTCCCAATCTGCCTATTATAGGCCCACAGCGAGCTGGGAAGGATGTTCAGATAGGTTCCGTGTTTGCTGACTATCCTAACCCAAATCGTCCTGTAGACTTTGTGATCTATGATGATAATAAAGTTGATGTATTGGCTATAGGACTGGCTCGATACGATTCCGACCGAGGTGGTGCACAAGAGGACGATAGAACCGGTGGTTATCAAAATTGTGCTAACGAAATCCTTGGTTATGCACAAAAGTGTAAATTAAAAACCAAAGTCATTTTTCTCAATGATGGACCAGGTCTTTTACTTGGATCGATGTGGGATGATTATGCAAGCATAGAGAACAGTTGGCCAGGTAAGATTATTATTGTAACGCTTCGTCTAGTGCCAGAACGTATCTCTCTTGAATGGCTTCGGACTTAAAACAAGGAGGAGTAAAATTGGCTACGGGTATTCCTAAAACAAAATGGAATAACGATAAAGTACCACATTCTATTGACACCCTTCAGGATATTTTTGATATATCATTATCTTACAAAGGGAAACGCCTGGAGCGTGAAATTCTTGCCACTAGACCCGCTGAAACTAAAGTATTGTGGCAAGGTAAATATAAGAATGAAGATCAAAATGAGAACCGTCTTTACTATGGTGACAACTTGCATATCTTAGCTTCTCTTCTCAATGATCCCTTAGTACGTGGAAAGGTACGCCTTATTTATATTGATCCGCCTTTTGCAACTAAAAGTATTTTTCAGTCTCGCTCTCAAACCGATGCTTATTGTGACTTATTAGTTGGTTCCAACTATATTGAGTTCATGCGTGAAAGATTATTGTTACTTCGAGAGCTCTTAGCGCAAGATGGTTCAATTTATATACACCTTGACGATAATATGGCTTTCTATATTAAAATTATTATGGACGAAATTTTTGGCCGAGAAAACTTTCGAAATTGGATCACACGAAAGAAATGCAATCCCAAGAATTACACTCGAAAAGCTTATGGTAATATTTCAGACTATATTCTCTTTTATACTAAATCAGATAGTTACGTCTGGAATCGCTCTCTTGAAAAATGGACTTCAGATCGCGCTGCAAAGGAATATCAGTACATTGAAGAGAAAACCGGACGTAGATATAAGAAGGTTCCCATTCATGCCCCTGGCATACGAAATGGTGAAACAGGAAAGCCTTGGCGAGGAATGAGCCCTCCGCCTGGAAAGCATTGGCAATTTCTGCCCAAAACACTTGATGAGATGGATGCAAGAGGAGATATCTATTGGTCTCCAAATGGTAATCCACGGAGAAAGATATATTTAGATGAAAGTGACGGTATTCCTGTGCAGGATATTTGGCTAGAATTCTGCGACGCGCACAACCAGAACATAAAAATTACTGGCTATCCAACGGAAAAAAATCCAGATTTGCTTGCCCGTATTATTGAAGCCTCCTCAAACGCTGGTGATCTGATAATTGATTGTTTTTCTGGAGCTGGAACAACTTTGGCTGTAGCTTCTCAGCTAGGGCGCAGATGGATAGGAATTGATAATAGTGGTGAAGCTATCACAACTACTCTGAGGCGATTTGCTCAAGGGCTTGAACGCATGGGTGATTTCGTCACCAAAGGTAAATCTCCAAAAGAAAATAAACAGATCGGTAAACCTCTTCCAATGTTCGATTCAGCGGAATTGCCCATACAAGGTAAGGTAATCTCTAAACAGGATAATGTTATCAAAGATTTCTCTCTTTATGTGACGGAGTCGTATGCCGAGGAATTAGAAGACAGTATTATGAAATGGAGAGAGTGTATTTATTAGAAACCGTGCCTTAATTTTCCACACCGTACTTCTTCATCTTATAGCGCAGGACCCGTTCGCTGATACCCAGGTATTCGGCAGCCCTGGTCTGTACTCCATGATGGAGGTTCAGGGCCTTCTCGATCATTTTTTTCTCCAGCGAGGACACTGCCGTGTCGAGCGATTGAGCCGGACCGGGCACAAGATCCTCTTCAGACAGATGGGCGTGATGGGCATGGATATTCGGCGGAAGGTCAGCCAGGGTGATGTATTCATGCCGGGTCAGGACTATGGCCCGCTCCATGATGTTTTCCAGCTCTCTGACATTACCCGGATAGTGGTACTTGAGCAGCACGTCGAGAACCTCTTTGGTCACGCCCCTGACTTCCTTTTTGCATTTCTGAGTATACCGCTGCAGGAAAAACTCGATCATTCTGGGAATATCCTCCTTGCGCTCCCGCAAGGGGGGCAGGAAGATCGGCACCACATTCAGGCGGTAGTAGAGGTCTTCACGAAAGTTGCCCTCAGTGATATCCTTTTCCAGGTCCTTGTTCGTGGCTGCAATAACGCGCACATCGACATGAAGGCTGGTGTTTGCGCCGATCCGCTGGATTTCCTTTTCCTGAAGAACCCGCAGGAGCTTGGCTTGCAGGGGATGGGAGATGTCTCCGATTTCGTCCAGGAAAATGGTCCCGGAATTGGCTTCTTCGAAACGGCCGATCCGTCGCTGAATAGCGCCGGTAAACGATCC
This portion of the bacterium genome encodes:
- a CDS encoding site-specific DNA-methyltransferase: MATGIPKTKWNNDKVPHSIDTLQDIFDISLSYKGKRLEREILATRPAETKVLWQGKYKNEDQNENRLYYGDNLHILASLLNDPLVRGKVRLIYIDPPFATKSIFQSRSQTDAYCDLLVGSNYIEFMRERLLLLRELLAQDGSIYIHLDDNMAFYIKIIMDEIFGRENFRNWITRKKCNPKNYTRKAYGNISDYILFYTKSDSYVWNRSLEKWTSDRAAKEYQYIEEKTGRRYKKVPIHAPGIRNGETGKPWRGMSPPPGKHWQFLPKTLDEMDARGDIYWSPNGNPRRKIYLDESDGIPVQDIWLEFCDAHNQNIKITGYPTEKNPDLLARIIEASSNAGDLIIDCFSGAGTTLAVASQLGRRWIGIDNSGEAITTTLRRFAQGLERMGDFVTKGKSPKENKQIGKPLPMFDSAELPIQGKVISKQDNVIKDFSLYVTESYAEELEDSIMKWRECIY
- a CDS encoding M48 family metalloprotease, encoding MRNLPDKVCKRPLALVLLGFFIIFSGCTANYRTNPSARTNSAAESTVSSDVEMGKRIFEELKPQLEFTANPLIQVYVDRIGKRIVEQVYPNRFEFRYFVIKSNQLNAFALPNGYIFFTERLLNAVKTEDELAFVLCHETAHVAKTHFRRLMEKKSKVDMATMAAMIAGLLLSKDGEMATAVQAFSIGANQTISLKYSREFEDEADEAGFAYLTDSGYQGQGAIDFMEKLNQLERITIVPPVYLSTHPATASRVYHLEQLNRRNPSTPAKPVGNIRRFQIWNRLETENPQEYWKDIQAACQEDPNNPDLLYGQALALGKIGRAKESLDFFQKCLAINPRDNDALRDMGISLFRQGEYQEAQKRLDQAVKASPDDFLAFHYLGRTLKEANQADKAIAKLTQSRELQPDFAENYYYLGLLYQQKGQLEEAHENFSTHFSLKGNQKAAQFHHKEAERIKASRK
- a CDS encoding MFS transporter, producing the protein MNPSDRREIPLTVIALGLVSFFATFSSDMIYPLLPIFLSVLGAGALNLGLVEGIAETTSSTIKILSGYLTDKAKKRKPFVLTGQSLSSLVRPLIGLSGAWPTVLGLRFMDRAGSAISTSPRDALIADVTEYESTGQAFGFQRAMEHGGSVLGPLAAVLLLKVYRFSLRKVFLFSALPAALSIGFLIFLVKEKSGKVSAAGDIGKSHLTGRRTPRQNGMGRGFRLFILAAITFTLGHPTDTFLLLRLHMAGVEAASSAVLWSLFNTIKVISTYAGGYVSDRIGPKPMIIAGWFYYAFMYLLFASLQGKRPLIGVFLLYGIYFGITEPAIRALTASFAPFDLRGRAFGYYSGAIGLASLPASLLFGLLWQKLGYQFAFAAGAVFAVLGCTWMFLIKDHLGGNP
- a CDS encoding bstEII, which encodes MIEGRQTSFAEYKINGHNWITLATGEYYPDILKDACELYKPVLVMFGQLLKTSESSIRLFMQISEVPNGWMRVQLARVFRKYVSPETPVEMLKRSTKAKEICDQYGASFRPIQEVQAAYTGRPIPDEALCAILWEYKDRGKKGYDLTERFFSIFRSQFPNLPIIGPQRAGKDVQIGSVFADYPNPNRPVDFVIYDDNKVDVLAIGLARYDSDRGGAQEDDRTGGYQNCANEILGYAQKCKLKTKVIFLNDGPGLLLGSMWDDYASIENSWPGKIIIVTLRLVPERISLEWLRT
- a CDS encoding thiamine pyrophosphate-binding protein, translating into MAKIKTKHAFMKQLLADGVKYIFGNPGTLEESFLDALSDFPELTYVPGLQESVVTGMALGYARVTNRPAMVQVHTMVGLGNSMAMLYEARQSSLPLVVYAGEAPSKFASFDGFFAGDLVETARPVTKWAYRIIPGDDTLKVLRRAFKVAMTPPQGPVFLAIPMDVFDEEIEPDIYPTSCLDWQAGPPPEDVAKIVQALMEAENPIMLIGDQVQLSGGQDLVTRLADQLGCPVYGADFTYQGRAYHQDPLFMGTLNFSYGKYNHSVTSQADVVLAVGTSLFPEMFPDKGPYFRQGVRLFQVDLNPWEIAKNFPVEIGIVASPKQTLEAISTGIELRPDPEFRNKAAARKRYWQNRKKEDWGDVQIKYDHLRQARPMHPSLMMKTVAEMLPENAVIYDESITATAPLIHYLATAVPVSYFSSRGRCLGVGLSGAVGAKLAFPNQPLLALSGDGAALYVIQALWTAARHNLHIIFLICNNRSYRILKLNILEYWAEEGEGLRKFPHQDIDSPAIRFNEIARGFGLKSAWTATDPDSLRKALKESLADTSGPHLIDVQIEGGLSEEIQSVMGKGGGK
- a CDS encoding sigma-54 dependent transcriptional regulator, which codes for MINILIVDDEKNQREMLKGFLVKKGYHALACGNAKEALSLVREEQIDMILTDYQMPEVTGQELLKEVKRINPAILVVIFTAYGTVDRAVAAMKSGAYDYLAKPIDLNELLIIIQKGTEYLHLVEENRELREMLSQRYSFDNIISGSDTMEEILSLVSRVARTDTTVLIRGESGTGKELIAHAIHFNSPRAKRSFIKVNCAALPENLLESELFGHEKGSFTGAIQRRIGRFEEANSGTIFLDEIGDISHPLQAKLLRVLQEKEIQRIGANTSLHVDVRVIAATNKDLEKDITEGNFREDLYYRLNVVPIFLPPLRERKEDIPRMIEFFLQRYTQKCKKEVRGVTKEVLDVLLKYHYPGNVRELENIMERAIVLTRHEYITLADLPPNIHAHHAHLSEEDLVPGPAQSLDTAVSSLEKKMIEKALNLHHGVQTRAAEYLGISERVLRYKMKKYGVEN